From the genome of Hymenobacter cellulosilyticus, one region includes:
- a CDS encoding lanthionine synthetase LanC family protein — protein sequence MVKPYLSSVHKDKDSLVTGWRDIHSIIANKSRAGTSIAELLGYAAYYYAVYRAFGQEQDALRAKELLSQLLVLLVPRGADPWAASQLDEVVMLAWLHAELVQHAVLDKQTADPLAEWDVRLLTEATTLLENASLNRTALLRIVRYFYLRLPEQLTADQWQQVTGLVERMLAEKVLGFPGGAAAGPEPGAAPTRLGLADGLAGELLLLVQLAERGTLRAGIMEQVRQGILYILAAKREVDFSEKKFAIFPDQIGHDQEDDPTFSNELSWRAGDLGQALLFYKGYELLQDAELVRLAELVGLNTLLRTDVRATAVTTAEFGTGAAGVAHLYRKLYQLSGHEAYRKGYTHWLTQTRSWLTHELHTGFYQHREHDLRQGLVGVGLVLLSAISEQELSWDRALL from the coding sequence ATGGTGAAGCCTTATTTATCATCGGTGCATAAGGACAAAGACAGCCTGGTGACCGGCTGGCGCGATATCCACAGCATTATTGCCAATAAGAGCCGGGCCGGCACCAGTATTGCCGAGTTGCTGGGCTACGCCGCGTATTACTATGCCGTGTACCGGGCTTTTGGGCAGGAGCAGGATGCCCTGCGGGCCAAAGAACTGCTTAGTCAGCTGCTGGTCCTGCTGGTGCCCCGGGGAGCCGACCCGTGGGCTGCTTCGCAGCTGGACGAGGTAGTTATGCTGGCCTGGCTCCACGCCGAATTGGTGCAGCACGCCGTGCTCGACAAGCAAACCGCGGACCCACTTGCCGAGTGGGACGTGCGTCTGCTTACCGAAGCTACCACGCTGCTTGAAAATGCCAGCCTTAACCGGACTGCCTTGCTGCGCATCGTGCGCTACTTCTACCTGCGTTTGCCGGAGCAGCTGACTGCCGACCAATGGCAGCAGGTAACGGGGCTGGTGGAGCGGATGCTGGCCGAAAAAGTTCTGGGCTTTCCGGGAGGCGCTGCGGCCGGGCCAGAACCGGGCGCGGCGCCTACGCGCCTGGGCCTGGCCGACGGGCTGGCCGGGGAGCTGCTGCTGCTAGTACAGCTGGCCGAGCGCGGAACCCTACGCGCGGGCATTATGGAGCAGGTACGGCAGGGAATTCTCTACATCCTGGCGGCCAAGCGGGAGGTCGATTTCTCGGAGAAGAAGTTCGCCATCTTTCCCGACCAGATCGGGCACGACCAGGAAGACGACCCCACCTTCAGCAACGAACTCAGCTGGCGCGCCGGTGACCTGGGCCAGGCCTTGCTTTTCTACAAAGGCTACGAGTTGCTGCAAGATGCCGAGCTGGTGCGCTTGGCCGAACTGGTGGGCCTCAATACGCTGCTGCGCACCGACGTGCGCGCTACCGCCGTCACCACGGCCGAGTTTGGCACCGGCGCGGCCGGTGTGGCCCATCTCTACCGCAAGCTCTATCAGCTCAGCGGGCACGAGGCCTACCGCAAAGGCTACACCCACTGGCTAACCCAGACCCGCAGCTGGCTGACCCACGAGCTGCACACAGGCTTTTACCAGCACCGCGAGCATGACCTGCGCCAGGGCCTGGTAGGTGTGGGATTGGTGCTGCTCTCGGCCATCAGTGAGCAGGAGCTGAGCTGGGACCGGGCGCTGCTGTAA
- a CDS encoding YjjG family noncanonical pyrimidine nucleotidase produces the protein MKPYRHLFFDLDHTLWDFEKNAEETLRTLFDLHDLGRFGTFTVEEFISRYRDVNHALWRLYQNNKISQQQLRSIRFVRTLSKLGVDEADVPFNISQQFTDILPQKSAVFPFTHEVLDYLQGKYTMHLITNGFKDIQHIKLTSSKLTDYFQEVITSECSGFLKPDARMFRHALERTGATAAESLMIGDNLECDVLGAYNAGIDQVYFNPDKRRHFASITYEISCLSELRDIL, from the coding sequence ATGAAGCCTTACCGCCACCTCTTCTTCGACCTGGACCACACGCTCTGGGACTTTGAGAAGAACGCCGAAGAAACCCTACGCACCCTCTTCGACCTCCACGACCTGGGCCGCTTCGGCACGTTCACCGTCGAGGAGTTTATCAGCCGGTACCGCGATGTGAACCACGCACTGTGGCGGCTGTATCAGAATAACAAAATCAGCCAGCAGCAGCTACGTAGCATCCGGTTTGTGCGCACGCTCAGCAAGCTCGGCGTGGATGAGGCCGACGTGCCTTTCAACATCTCCCAGCAGTTTACCGATATACTACCGCAGAAGTCGGCCGTGTTTCCCTTCACCCACGAGGTGCTCGACTACCTGCAAGGCAAGTACACGATGCACTTGATTACCAATGGCTTCAAGGACATTCAGCACATCAAGCTCACCTCCTCGAAGCTGACTGACTACTTTCAGGAAGTAATTACCTCCGAGTGCAGCGGCTTTCTCAAGCCCGACGCCCGCATGTTCCGCCATGCCCTGGAACGCACCGGAGCCACCGCCGCCGAAAGCCTGATGATAGGCGACAATCTGGAGTGCGACGTGCTGGGCGCCTACAATGCGGGCATCGACCAGGTGTACTTCAACCCGGACAAGCGCCGCCACTTTGCCAGCATTACCTACGAAATCAGCTGCCTAAGCGAGCTGCGCGACATTCTGTAA
- a CDS encoding (2Fe-2S) ferredoxin domain-containing protein: MTLAYHLFVCNNQKDEIGKDVARALKIEIKKQGLKSLLLGGVKHKTRVQTCNCLDVCKHCKKGPGAAVIIYPEGTLYGDVKPKDAADIVQNHLLDGRVVKRLLLD; encoded by the coding sequence ATGACGCTGGCCTACCACCTGTTTGTGTGCAACAACCAAAAAGACGAAATCGGCAAGGACGTGGCCCGCGCCCTCAAAATTGAAATCAAGAAGCAGGGCCTCAAAAGTCTGCTCCTGGGTGGCGTAAAGCACAAAACCCGGGTCCAGACCTGCAACTGCCTCGACGTGTGTAAGCACTGCAAGAAAGGCCCCGGCGCGGCCGTCATCATTTACCCCGAGGGCACGCTCTACGGCGACGTAAAGCCCAAGGACGCGGCCGACATCGTGCAGAATCATTTGCTCGACGGCCGGGTTGTAAAAAGACTGTTGCTCGACTAA
- a CDS encoding ArsR/SmtB family transcription factor, translating to MRLKHFSVAFGQQLFKAFGDDSRVRILHLLWRNQEMCISDLEQVLDFTQTKTSRQLLYLKNAGLVNFRRLDNWAFYFIKDEVADLVVQLLAFMEKDAQLTRDQQIYQTLWSNRELAAYKLQNRRWTGMP from the coding sequence ATGCGCCTAAAACACTTCAGCGTTGCATTTGGTCAGCAACTATTCAAAGCTTTTGGGGACGACTCGCGCGTGCGCATCCTGCATTTGCTGTGGCGCAACCAGGAAATGTGCATTTCCGACCTGGAACAGGTGCTCGATTTCACCCAAACCAAAACGTCCCGGCAATTATTGTATCTAAAAAATGCAGGTTTGGTGAATTTTCGGCGACTCGACAACTGGGCTTTCTACTTTATCAAAGACGAAGTAGCCGATTTGGTGGTCCAACTGTTGGCCTTCATGGAAAAGGACGCCCAGCTCACCCGCGACCAGCAGATTTACCAGACGCTGTGGTCGAACCGGGAGCTGGCCGCGTACAAGCTCCAAAACCGCCGCTGGACCGGCATGCCCTAA
- a CDS encoding carboxypeptidase-like regulatory domain-containing protein, translating into MSGSVRIPFSWLVVGLVMLALLGLKPTRAQAQGQRRVVQFTGIIATGDSLLGVPGATVFVPKAGRGTATNAYGYFSLPVLTGDSIVIRSLGYRNQTVVIPPDYQRQSYSVIVQLKEDATILPEVRIFPYATEKEFKRAFLALKLPKERGSAMADNLNEQVLRRIFNNAPVTSMGNYRQTMQNQQYDQARRMGTAPTPQTNNPLLNPFSWLQLINQIKQGEFKKKEGVDY; encoded by the coding sequence ATGTCTGGTAGTGTTCGAATTCCTTTTTCCTGGCTGGTTGTAGGGCTGGTCATGCTGGCCCTGCTGGGGTTGAAGCCCACGCGGGCCCAGGCCCAGGGGCAGCGCCGCGTGGTGCAGTTCACGGGTATCATTGCCACCGGCGACTCCCTGCTGGGCGTGCCCGGCGCCACGGTATTTGTGCCCAAAGCCGGCCGCGGCACGGCTACCAACGCTTATGGCTACTTCTCGCTGCCCGTACTCACCGGCGACAGTATCGTGATTCGCTCCCTGGGCTACCGCAACCAAACAGTGGTGATTCCGCCTGACTACCAGCGTCAGAGCTACTCGGTCATTGTGCAGCTCAAGGAAGACGCGACGATCTTGCCCGAGGTGCGCATCTTTCCCTACGCCACCGAAAAGGAGTTTAAGCGCGCTTTTCTGGCCCTGAAGCTGCCCAAGGAACGGGGCTCGGCCATGGCCGACAACCTGAACGAGCAGGTGCTGCGCCGCATTTTCAACAATGCGCCGGTAACCAGCATGGGCAACTACCGCCAGACCATGCAGAACCAGCAGTACGACCAGGCCCGGCGCATGGGCACCGCGCCCACGCCCCAAACCAACAACCCGCTGCTGAACCCCTTCAGCTGGCTGCAGCTCATCAACCAGATCAAGCAGGGCGAATTCAAGAAGAAAGAAGGCGTCGATTATTAA